One region of Flavobacterium sp. KACC 22763 genomic DNA includes:
- a CDS encoding 2TM domain-containing protein, with protein sequence MGRFRREMYEDYARHHFGEYTDDPNYNAAYRRVKRLKRFYSHLKIFIIVNIIIIVSSLTRDKSAGLLVMDLSGLTEWHTYSTAFFWGIGLLAHALSVFGADWIFGPDWEKRKIQKYMERDAANKNKWE encoded by the coding sequence ATGGGACGTTTTAGAAGAGAAATGTACGAAGATTATGCAAGACATCATTTTGGAGAGTATACAGACGATCCAAATTACAATGCAGCTTATAGAAGAGTAAAAAGACTTAAAAGATTTTACTCGCATTTGAAAATTTTCATTATTGTAAATATTATCATCATTGTATCGAGTTTGACTCGAGACAAATCTGCAGGTCTACTGGTAATGGATTTAAGTGGCTTAACAGAATGGCATACTTATTCTACTGCATTTTTTTGGGGAATTGGTTTATTAGCTCACGCATTATCTGTTTTTGGTGCCGATTGGATTTTTGGGCCAGATTGGGAGAAAAGAAAAATCCAAAAATACATGGAAAGAGATGCAGCAAATAAAAATAAATGGGAGTAA
- a CDS encoding 2TM domain-containing protein, whose protein sequence is MGIVMERNLSDEEKYIQAKKKVENIKGFYGNLLAYILVNAILIFINLYTSPSYLWFFWPLLWWGVGVVFHGLKVFEVFPGMGKEWEERKIKEFMEKEKQNKNKWK, encoded by the coding sequence ATGGGAATAGTTATGGAAAGGAATTTAAGCGACGAAGAAAAATATATCCAAGCCAAAAAGAAGGTTGAAAACATTAAAGGGTTTTACGGAAATCTTCTAGCATATATATTAGTAAATGCAATTTTGATTTTTATCAATTTATATACATCACCAAGCTATTTATGGTTTTTCTGGCCATTGCTGTGGTGGGGAGTTGGAGTTGTTTTTCACGGATTAAAAGTCTTTGAGGTTTTTCCAGGAATGGGTAAGGAATGGGAAGAAAGAAAAATCAAAGAGTTTATGGAGAAGGAAAAACAGAATAAAAACAAGTGGAAATAA
- a CDS encoding 2TM domain-containing protein, producing METDLNNEQEETILKDLATKKVIQLKYFYKHLFVYAIAMILFLLKEYTNLPLQFFPIRYLNWVVVIIWSAVVVGSAIDLFASYKIFGQEWEERKLRSILEKKYKKQKWE from the coding sequence ATGGAAACAGATTTGAATAACGAGCAAGAAGAAACCATTTTGAAAGATTTGGCAACCAAAAAAGTGATTCAGTTAAAATATTTTTATAAGCATTTGTTTGTTTATGCCATTGCAATGATCCTTTTTCTTTTAAAAGAATATACCAATTTGCCACTGCAATTTTTTCCAATTAGATATTTAAATTGGGTCGTTGTAATTATTTGGTCGGCTGTTGTAGTTGGCTCTGCAATAGATTTGTTTGCTTCTTACAAGATTTTTGGGCAAGAATGGGAAGAACGAAAATTAAGAAGCATTTTAGAAAAGAAATATAAAAAACAAAAATGGGAATAG
- a CDS encoding 2TM domain-containing protein, translating to MEKDFTETVRYYDAQKKVKEIRGFYEHLTVYALCNPIVIVVNYMTSPEYLWWIWSVMGWGIAIVLHGLKVFSLPPFFNKKWEEKKIREILEKENQQRLENSHGNRFE from the coding sequence ATGGAAAAAGATTTCACAGAAACAGTTCGTTATTATGATGCTCAGAAAAAAGTAAAAGAGATAAGAGGATTTTACGAGCATTTGACTGTCTACGCTTTATGCAACCCGATTGTGATTGTTGTAAATTATATGACTTCTCCAGAATATCTATGGTGGATATGGTCTGTGATGGGCTGGGGAATAGCAATTGTTTTACACGGATTGAAAGTTTTTAGTCTACCGCCTTTCTTTAATAAGAAATGGGAAGAGAAAAAAATAAGAGAAATTCTAGAAAAAGAAAATCAGCAACGTTTAGAAAATAGTCATGGAAACAGATTTGAATAA
- a CDS encoding 2TM domain-containing protein, whose product MILKPNLLKACLVGGIVFLFSFLIRFASLGTAVFNKNLYIYFLYCMLYSVVLYIVNVVLFDFLDRVFRENPYSVKRILIGFASSFLVSMIVIGVLRLFTSVIIENKTIIGFLANEKAENYIESAVMTFIVLLFFHGLNFYKLYQENKVTQQKIIAGTANAKFESLKNQIDPHFLFNSLNVLSSLIEENPDNAQRFTTSLSKIYRYVLEQKDKELVSVEDELSFAKTYMNLLKMRFENSLFYELPTENINPEAKVVPLSLQLLLENTVKHNVVSEQKPLHIRIFIDKDYLAIQNDLQKKEVLQDRQGVGLQNIVNRYGIITDRKVKIEEDGKNFTVRIPILTKQIAVMEMSAEYTDEAKAYYRAKKRVEELKGFYGNIISYCCVIPFLIFINLKFSPGFQWFWFSALGWGFGVAMHAFKVFGYSSDWEERKIREILEKDNKQKTWK is encoded by the coding sequence ATGATATTAAAACCTAATTTGTTAAAAGCATGCTTAGTTGGAGGAATAGTATTTTTGTTCTCTTTTCTAATTCGGTTTGCTTCTTTAGGAACAGCAGTCTTTAACAAGAATCTTTACATTTATTTCTTGTACTGCATGCTTTACAGTGTGGTTTTGTATATCGTAAACGTTGTTCTTTTTGATTTTTTAGATAGAGTCTTTAGAGAAAATCCATATTCAGTAAAGAGAATTTTAATTGGTTTTGCAAGTTCTTTTTTAGTATCGATGATTGTTATTGGAGTGTTGCGTTTGTTTACAAGTGTAATAATCGAGAATAAGACAATTATTGGTTTTTTAGCAAATGAAAAGGCTGAAAATTACATAGAATCTGCAGTAATGACTTTTATTGTTTTATTGTTTTTTCATGGACTTAATTTTTATAAACTCTATCAGGAAAACAAAGTAACACAGCAGAAAATTATTGCAGGAACAGCAAATGCCAAATTTGAAAGTTTAAAAAACCAGATCGACCCGCATTTTCTTTTCAACAGCTTAAATGTTCTTAGTTCTTTAATAGAAGAAAATCCAGATAATGCGCAGCGTTTTACTACTTCGTTATCTAAAATTTATCGATATGTTTTAGAACAGAAAGACAAAGAATTGGTTTCGGTTGAAGACGAGTTGTCGTTTGCAAAAACCTATATGAATTTGCTGAAAATGCGTTTTGAAAATAGTTTGTTTTACGAATTGCCAACAGAAAATATCAATCCAGAGGCCAAAGTGGTGCCGCTTTCTTTACAGCTTTTACTGGAGAATACTGTAAAACACAATGTGGTGAGCGAACAAAAACCGCTTCATATTAGAATTTTTATTGATAAAGATTATCTGGCCATTCAGAATGATCTTCAGAAAAAAGAAGTTTTGCAGGATAGGCAAGGTGTCGGACTGCAGAATATTGTAAACAGATACGGAATTATAACGGATAGAAAAGTGAAGATTGAGGAAGATGGAAAGAATTTCACAGTTAGAATTCCAATTTTAACAAAACAAATTGCCGTTATGGAAATGAGTGCAGAATATACCGATGAAGCAAAAGCTTATTATAGAGCTAAAAAAAGAGTAGAAGAATTGAAAGGATTTTACGGAAATATCATTTCGTATTGCTGTGTGATTCCGTTTTTGATCTTTATTAATTTAAAATTTTCGCCAGGATTTCAATGGTTTTGGTTTTCGGCTTTAGGCTGGGGATTTGGAGTTGCCATGCATGCTTTTAAAGTTTTTGGATACAGCTCAGATTGGGAAGAAAGAAAAATTCGCGAAATTTTAGAGAAAGACAACAAGCAAAAAACGTGGAAGTAA
- a CDS encoding DUF2141 domain-containing protein yields MTKIITITILFICSLMSAQNVKLTVAVSGLKNDTGVVKVGLYNSDGTFLKTTYKSLASEIKNNQAVVTFENLPAGEYAISTYHDENINGKLDRNAMGAPSEEYAASNNAKGFMGPPSYQDAKFNVTKDSKIEIVF; encoded by the coding sequence ATGACCAAAATTATTACAATAACTATCTTATTTATCTGCAGCTTAATGTCTGCTCAAAATGTAAAATTAACTGTTGCCGTTTCAGGTTTAAAAAATGATACAGGCGTTGTTAAAGTAGGACTATATAATTCAGACGGAACTTTCCTTAAAACAACTTACAAAAGTTTGGCTTCGGAAATTAAAAACAATCAGGCGGTTGTAACTTTTGAAAATCTTCCAGCTGGAGAATATGCAATTTCAACTTATCATGATGAAAACATCAACGGAAAGCTTGATAGAAATGCAATGGGAGCTCCATCAGAAGAATATGCAGCTTCAAACAATGCTAAAGGATTTATGGGACCTCCATCATATCAAGATGCTAAATTTAATGTCACTAAAGATTCAAAAATTGAAATTGTATTCTAA
- a CDS encoding TonB-dependent receptor, translated as MKTKLFFTISFLFFTVLIFAQNTISGKVVDQKGKPVVGANIYIDGTYDGATSSETGAFSFETTEIGNKFLVVSFLLFETYKQEIDVTNYKDQTVKLRENVNTLDAVVITAGTLESGDKARVSVLKPLDIVTTAGSAGNIVAALQTLPGTQTVGEDGRLFVRGGEASETQTFVDGIRVAQPYGATTNNLPTRSRFSPFLFSGIAFSTGGYSAEYGEALSSVLLLNTQDEEDHDKTDIGLMTVGLSLGNTQKFKKSSLSVNMMYVNLAPYQAVIPQNVEWNNPYQSLGGETVYRYNFTNGIFKLYASFDSEKFDLNQKNVNFENPIRTDMNNNNFYLNSSYKGSFGTGWQITSGVSYGYSKNKLKYDITGIDSQENAAQLKLKLSKKFSNFFKLSFGSDYFITKYDENVADNISLNVTNGYDSNIFAAYTEGDILFSKKLALKVGLRYSNNSLLNENNIAPRASLGYKASKNSQFSFAYGDYSQTPVVDYIKFSKYHQFESEKARHYIFNYTFTRPGQTLRAEAYYKDYSNLVQYDTRDIQYNSVFNNNGSGYAKGLDLFWRDSNLYKNLEYWISYSYIDSERQYKNFPNMATPSFIANHNLSVVAKYFITDWKSQASLTNSFSTGRPYNDPNQTQFMNGKTKSYNSLSFSWAYLLTTQKILYFSVSNVLGTQNIFGYDYAKTPDASGVYQRQAVVPTADRFFFVGFFWTISQNKNENQLKNL; from the coding sequence ATGAAAACCAAATTATTTTTTACAATAAGCTTTTTATTTTTTACAGTTTTAATTTTTGCTCAAAATACTATTTCTGGAAAAGTAGTTGATCAAAAAGGAAAACCTGTTGTTGGAGCAAATATATATATTGACGGAACTTACGATGGAGCGACAAGTTCTGAAACAGGAGCGTTTTCTTTTGAAACTACAGAAATTGGAAATAAATTTTTAGTAGTAAGCTTTTTACTTTTCGAAACTTACAAGCAAGAAATTGATGTTACAAATTATAAAGATCAAACGGTAAAATTAAGAGAGAACGTTAATACTCTAGATGCGGTTGTCATTACTGCTGGAACTTTAGAATCTGGAGATAAAGCAAGAGTTTCTGTTTTAAAGCCTTTAGATATTGTTACAACAGCAGGTTCTGCTGGAAATATTGTGGCTGCATTGCAGACTTTGCCAGGAACTCAAACTGTTGGAGAAGATGGGCGTTTGTTTGTACGTGGAGGAGAAGCCAGCGAAACACAGACTTTTGTTGACGGAATTCGTGTAGCGCAGCCTTATGGCGCAACTACAAATAACTTACCAACAAGAAGCCGTTTTTCTCCTTTTTTGTTTAGCGGAATCGCATTTTCTACAGGTGGTTATTCTGCAGAATATGGTGAAGCCTTGTCGAGTGTTTTGCTTCTAAATACACAAGACGAAGAGGATCATGATAAAACAGATATTGGGCTTATGACGGTTGGTTTGAGTTTAGGAAATACGCAGAAATTCAAAAAAAGTTCATTGAGTGTAAATATGATGTATGTGAATTTAGCGCCTTATCAAGCTGTTATTCCGCAAAACGTAGAGTGGAATAATCCGTATCAATCACTTGGAGGTGAAACCGTTTATAGATACAATTTCACAAACGGAATATTTAAGCTGTATGCTTCTTTTGATTCTGAAAAGTTTGACTTGAATCAGAAAAATGTCAATTTCGAGAATCCGATTCGAACAGATATGAACAACAATAACTTCTATTTGAATTCATCTTATAAAGGAAGTTTTGGAACGGGATGGCAAATTACTTCTGGAGTGAGTTACGGTTACAGCAAAAACAAACTGAAATATGATATTACAGGAATTGATAGTCAAGAAAATGCAGCGCAGTTGAAACTGAAGTTAAGCAAGAAATTTTCAAACTTTTTTAAATTGTCTTTCGGAAGCGATTATTTCATTACAAAATACGATGAAAACGTAGCCGATAATATTTCCCTTAATGTTACAAATGGTTACGATTCGAACATTTTTGCAGCGTATACTGAAGGTGATATTTTATTTTCTAAAAAATTAGCGTTGAAAGTTGGTTTGAGATATTCAAACAACAGTTTATTAAACGAAAACAATATTGCACCAAGAGCTTCATTAGGATATAAAGCTTCAAAAAATAGCCAGTTCTCTTTTGCTTACGGAGATTATTCTCAAACACCGGTTGTAGATTACATTAAATTTTCTAAATACCATCAGTTTGAAAGTGAGAAAGCAAGACATTATATTTTCAATTATACGTTTACAAGACCAGGACAAACACTTAGAGCAGAGGCTTATTACAAAGATTACAGCAATTTGGTGCAGTACGATACGAGAGATATTCAATACAATTCAGTTTTCAATAACAACGGATCGGGTTATGCAAAAGGATTGGATTTATTTTGGAGAGACAGCAATTTGTATAAAAACTTAGAATATTGGATTTCATATTCTTATATCGATTCAGAAAGACAATATAAAAACTTTCCAAACATGGCAACTCCAAGTTTTATTGCCAATCATAACTTATCTGTTGTGGCAAAATATTTTATTACAGACTGGAAATCTCAGGCGAGTTTAACAAATAGTTTCAGCACTGGACGTCCGTACAACGATCCGAACCAAACACAGTTTATGAACGGAAAAACAAAATCGTATAATAGTTTAAGTTTTAGCTGGGCGTATTTATTAACAACACAAAAAATCCTTTATTTCTCAGTTTCAAATGTTTTAGGAACTCAAAATATCTTCGGATATGATTATGCTAAAACACCAGATGCAAGCGGAGTATATCAAAGGCAAGCCGTAGTGCCAACAGCAGACAGATTCTTCTTTGTAGGTTTCTTTTGGACAATCAGCCAGAATAAGAACGAGAATCAGTTGAAAAACTTGTAG
- a CDS encoding DinB family protein, protein MSESKRVSNLYQSIYNGNPWLEVTLADTLKDVTAAQAYKKINPNLNTIWEIVNHLIQWRRNILKRVQGEIITTPDHNYFVPILDSSEPAWEQSLQSLAKSQELWSACLNDFNDEDFEKIDLNNNHNFYEDIHGIIQHDVYHLGQIVILKKLL, encoded by the coding sequence ATGTCAGAAAGTAAAAGAGTTTCGAATTTGTATCAATCCATTTATAATGGAAATCCATGGCTTGAAGTGACCTTAGCAGATACTTTAAAAGATGTAACTGCAGCTCAGGCTTATAAAAAAATCAACCCTAACTTAAACACAATTTGGGAAATTGTCAATCACCTAATACAATGGAGAAGAAATATACTAAAGCGTGTTCAAGGAGAAATAATTACAACTCCCGATCATAATTATTTTGTACCCATTTTAGATTCATCTGAACCCGCTTGGGAACAATCACTGCAAAGTCTGGCAAAATCTCAGGAATTATGGAGTGCTTGCCTGAATGATTTTAATGATGAAGATTTCGAGAAAATAGATCTAAACAATAATCATAATTTTTATGAAGACATTCACGGAATCATTCAACATGACGTGTATCATTTGGGACAAATTGTTATTTTGAAAAAACTGCTTTAA
- a CDS encoding YciI family protein, which yields MKKPLLVFVFLVMSAIGFSQETEVKYDEALAKSLHADEYGMKKYVFCLLKSGSNTTASKEETKKLFAGHMENIGKLAKEGKLAVAGPFMKNDRNYRGIYIFNVETIEEAKALVATDPAIKANLLEAELTPWYCSAALQEIPKMHEKIAKTKM from the coding sequence ATGAAAAAGCCACTTCTAGTTTTTGTTTTTTTAGTAATGAGTGCAATCGGCTTTTCACAAGAAACCGAAGTGAAATATGATGAAGCTCTAGCGAAATCGCTCCATGCCGACGAATACGGAATGAAGAAATATGTTTTCTGTCTTCTAAAATCAGGAAGTAATACAACCGCTTCTAAAGAAGAAACCAAAAAACTTTTTGCAGGCCACATGGAGAATATTGGAAAACTCGCCAAAGAAGGAAAACTGGCTGTTGCCGGACCTTTCATGAAAAATGATCGAAATTATCGTGGCATTTATATTTTTAATGTAGAAACGATTGAAGAAGCCAAAGCTCTTGTTGCTACCGATCCAGCAATAAAAGCCAATTTACTCGAAGCCGAATTAACGCCTTGGTATTGCTCTGCCGCTTTGCAGGAAATTCCGAAAATGCATGAAAAAATTGCCAAGACGAAAATGTAA
- a CDS encoding sugar O-acetyltransferase, with product MKTEKEKMISGEYYNAFDPELLKGRRAAKNLLHSLNVKEYRVTKKAKEILKELIPNAGAGLYIEPPFHCDYGYNIFAGENVYFNVNCVVLDCAPVTIGSNVFIAPNVQIYTASHPLDAELRKTLENAYPVTIGDDCWIGGNSVICPGVTIGKRCVIGAGSVVTKDIPDNSLAVGNPAKVIRKLNQESESKS from the coding sequence ATGAAAACAGAAAAAGAAAAAATGATCTCTGGCGAATATTACAACGCCTTTGATCCTGAATTATTAAAAGGTCGCCGTGCGGCAAAAAACCTTTTACACAGCTTGAATGTAAAAGAATATAGAGTTACCAAAAAAGCAAAAGAGATTTTAAAAGAATTAATTCCAAATGCTGGAGCTGGTTTATATATTGAACCTCCTTTTCATTGTGATTATGGGTACAATATTTTTGCTGGAGAAAATGTTTATTTTAATGTGAACTGTGTGGTTTTGGACTGTGCGCCCGTAACAATCGGATCAAATGTGTTTATTGCGCCAAATGTTCAAATTTATACCGCTTCTCATCCGCTTGACGCTGAATTACGAAAAACATTAGAAAATGCTTATCCTGTTACAATTGGAGACGATTGTTGGATTGGCGGAAATTCTGTTATCTGCCCTGGCGTAACAATCGGAAAAAGATGTGTTATTGGTGCTGGATCTGTGGTTACAAAAGATATTCCAGACAATTCGCTTGCTGTTGGAAATCCAGCAAAAGTTATTCGAAAATTAAATCAAGAATCTGAATCAAAATCATAA
- the gloA2 gene encoding SMU1112c/YaeR family gloxylase I-like metalloprotein, whose amino-acid sequence MLTLNKVHHIAILCSDYEKSKYFYTQILGLTIIREIYREERQSYKLDLALNGSYVVELFSFPNPPQRPSRPEAVGLRHLAFEVINLEETIAFLNSKNIESEPIRVDETTEKRFTFITDPDLLPIEFYER is encoded by the coding sequence ATGCTTACCCTTAATAAAGTTCATCATATTGCCATCTTATGTTCCGATTACGAAAAATCGAAATATTTCTACACTCAGATTTTAGGTTTAACCATTATTCGTGAAATTTACCGTGAAGAACGCCAATCGTACAAATTAGATTTGGCTTTGAATGGCTCTTATGTTGTCGAATTATTTTCATTTCCAAATCCGCCGCAAAGACCTTCAAGACCTGAGGCGGTTGGTTTAAGACATTTGGCTTTTGAAGTCATTAATCTGGAAGAAACGATTGCTTTTTTAAATTCAAAAAATATAGAATCAGAACCGATCAGAGTTGATGAAACGACAGAAAAACGTTTCACTTTTATTACCGATCCGGATTTGTTGCCAATTGAGTTTTACGAGAGATAA
- a CDS encoding chloride channel protein has protein sequence MMNKRAQIKKNHQLIKFRKLVIVSILIGFLSAFLGISLKKITEYYEEIFFHEVSVHPIFYIIFPVFGLSVIYFLRQYLFKKKENKGIKEVFESTASKSKNLPSYKIPSHFINGLLTVIFGGSTGIEVSTVVATATIGSVAHEKENVFRQYKTELICAGVAAGVTALFSSPIAGVLFAFEVISRKVTRAFIISNLIAVSIAFGLLTILKEEPLFAVSITTWNLKAIPYFILLGILAGMNSVYLTRCVLFFKSQFGKIDTHYYKIILGSAVLSLSLFFFPQLYGEGYHAIKGIFGNVHQAQLTITLALTFIGILILKPIVTSITLASGGDGGVFAPSLFIGAFLGLLLASILNSFFHVNVIPVNFMIIGMAAVLSASIHAPFTAIFLVCGLTNDYTLFFPILVVCLISKYTAKTIYPYTVYSYSPSLIK, from the coding sequence ATGATGAACAAAAGGGCGCAAATCAAAAAAAATCATCAATTAATCAAATTTCGAAAATTAGTTATTGTTTCTATCTTAATTGGCTTCCTTTCTGCCTTTCTCGGAATTTCACTAAAAAAAATAACCGAATATTACGAAGAAATCTTCTTTCACGAAGTTTCGGTTCATCCCATTTTTTACATCATATTTCCTGTTTTTGGTTTGTCGGTAATTTATTTCCTAAGACAATATCTTTTTAAGAAAAAAGAAAACAAAGGAATCAAAGAAGTTTTTGAAAGTACAGCATCAAAATCTAAAAATCTACCTTCTTATAAAATTCCATCACATTTCATAAACGGATTACTAACTGTTATTTTCGGAGGTTCTACAGGAATTGAAGTTTCTACCGTTGTAGCCACAGCAACTATTGGTTCTGTTGCTCACGAAAAAGAAAATGTTTTCCGTCAATACAAAACAGAACTAATCTGCGCGGGAGTTGCGGCGGGAGTCACAGCACTTTTCAGCAGTCCGATTGCAGGAGTTTTATTTGCTTTCGAAGTAATTTCCAGAAAAGTAACACGAGCATTTATCATTTCAAATTTAATTGCCGTTTCTATCGCATTTGGTTTATTGACCATTTTAAAAGAAGAGCCATTATTTGCGGTTTCAATTACAACATGGAATTTAAAAGCGATTCCGTACTTTATTCTTTTAGGAATTTTAGCGGGAATGAATTCGGTTTATCTGACACGTTGCGTTTTATTCTTCAAATCTCAATTTGGAAAAATCGATACGCATTATTACAAAATCATTCTAGGATCTGCTGTTTTAAGCCTTTCGTTATTCTTTTTTCCACAATTATACGGAGAAGGTTATCATGCCATTAAAGGAATTTTCGGAAATGTGCATCAAGCTCAATTGACCATTACTTTAGCGCTGACTTTCATCGGAATTTTAATTCTAAAACCAATTGTAACTTCAATTACGTTGGCTTCTGGCGGTGACGGCGGTGTTTTTGCACCAAGCTTATTTATCGGAGCATTTTTGGGATTATTGCTGGCTTCTATCTTAAACAGCTTTTTCCATGTAAATGTAATTCCGGTTAACTTTATGATTATTGGAATGGCGGCGGTTCTAAGTGCCAGCATTCATGCTCCTTTTACAGCAATATTTTTAGTTTGCGGATTAACAAACGATTATACTTTGTTTTTCCCAATTCTTGTAGTTTGTTTAATATCAAAATACACTGCAAAAACAATTTATCCGTATACTGTATACAGTTATTCCCCAAGCCTAATTAAATAA
- a CDS encoding HPP family protein, with protein MPTEKIKRSYRKTRYILYKETLIDYKEHFWSFLGSFIGIGILAYVQSIHFSGPDAVYLIGSFGASSVLVYGIIQSPFSQPRNLVGGHVISALVGVTVNKLVPDIMWIAAPLAVSIAIILMQITKTLHPPGGATALIAVIGTEKVKALGYMYVLSPVFTGVMILLLTALVFNNMTSSRSYPSHSTYHKHYHKIRKRLARK; from the coding sequence ATGCCCACTGAAAAAATAAAAAGAAGCTATCGCAAAACACGTTACATTCTTTACAAAGAAACCTTAATAGACTATAAGGAACACTTTTGGTCATTTTTAGGTTCATTTATTGGAATCGGAATTTTGGCTTACGTTCAATCCATACATTTTTCTGGTCCTGATGCGGTTTATTTAATTGGCTCTTTCGGAGCTTCGAGCGTATTGGTTTACGGAATTATCCAGAGTCCGTTTTCTCAGCCTCGAAATTTAGTCGGTGGACACGTAATTTCGGCTCTTGTTGGAGTTACAGTCAATAAACTGGTTCCTGATATTATGTGGATTGCTGCGCCTTTAGCGGTTTCAATCGCCATTATTTTAATGCAGATTACCAAAACGCTTCATCCGCCAGGAGGAGCAACGGCTTTAATTGCAGTTATTGGAACAGAAAAAGTAAAAGCTCTTGGTTATATGTATGTTCTTTCCCCAGTTTTCACAGGAGTTATGATTTTACTTTTGACAGCCTTGGTTTTTAACAATATGACTTCAAGCAGAAGCTATCCAAGTCACAGCACTTATCACAAACATTATCATAAAATTAGAAAAAGACTGGCGAGAAAGTAA
- a CDS encoding plasmid pRiA4b ORF-3 family protein, whose translation MVYKFRVILDAEEDIFRDIAILEEDTLEDLHNAIFNAFGFDGSEVASFYTCDDTWNQEDEIPLFDTGDVPGEMRTMNDYPLSSILDKENTKIIYVYDFISMWTFLVELAAIEDETVGATYPETLFSHGEMPDEAHEKNFEADDMHDDIYGEFEDDLDEDDLDMFEGDDSFEDYGFEENWN comes from the coding sequence ATGGTTTATAAATTTAGAGTTATTCTAGACGCCGAAGAAGATATTTTTAGAGACATTGCTATTCTTGAGGAAGATACACTTGAGGATTTACACAATGCAATCTTCAATGCTTTTGGCTTTGACGGATCAGAAGTGGCTTCATTTTATACTTGTGATGATACATGGAATCAAGAAGATGAAATTCCGCTTTTTGATACAGGAGATGTTCCTGGCGAAATGAGAACCATGAACGATTATCCGTTATCTAGTATTTTAGACAAAGAAAATACAAAGATTATCTACGTTTACGATTTCATCAGCATGTGGACTTTCTTAGTCGAATTGGCTGCTATCGAAGATGAAACTGTTGGAGCAACTTACCCTGAAACTCTATTCTCTCACGGTGAAATGCCAGATGAAGCTCACGAAAAAAACTTCGAAGCTGATGACATGCACGACGATATCTACGGAGAATTTGAAGACGACCTAGACGAAGACGATCTTGATATGTTCGAAGGTGATGACAGCTTTGAAGATTATGGATTTGAGGAGAATTGGAACTAA
- a CDS encoding four helix bundle protein produces the protein MSHFRKILVWQKSISLVTKVYKVTRTFPKEETFGLTSQIRRSSVSIPSNIAEGSGRESNKDFLRFLYISLGSLFEMQTQLEIAKNIIYINEEEFNLLYEDSREIERMLASLIKKLKDTI, from the coding sequence ATGAGTCATTTTAGAAAGATTTTGGTCTGGCAGAAATCAATTTCCTTAGTTACAAAAGTTTATAAAGTAACAAGAACTTTTCCAAAAGAAGAAACTTTTGGATTAACTTCGCAAATACGCCGAAGTTCAGTATCAATTCCAAGTAACATTGCAGAAGGATCTGGAAGAGAAAGTAATAAAGATTTTTTACGGTTTTTATATATTTCTCTAGGCTCCTTATTTGAAATGCAGACCCAACTTGAAATTGCAAAAAATATAATTTATATAAACGAAGAAGAATTTAACCTTTTATATGAGGACAGTAGAGAGATCGAAAGAATGTTAGCGTCGTTAATCAAAAAATTAAAAGACACTATCTAA